From a region of the Oligoflexus sp. genome:
- a CDS encoding RNA polymerase sigma factor has product MSLDETQLISRVLTEDDRHAFRQLVLLHQSAIRVFLRRLLVDPSLADDCAQETWLIAYQKLSSWRGGSFRSWLFTIAFRKALRMKGRDGRLDFLESLDEHGAPAPPEGLRLDLEKAMQHLSPGERTCLHLMGCEEMTHEDISELLGMPLGTVKSHILRGKEKLRRLLSGVTEENIHARR; this is encoded by the coding sequence ATGAGCCTCGATGAAACGCAGCTGATCAGCCGGGTTCTGACGGAAGACGATCGCCACGCCTTTCGTCAGCTCGTTCTTTTGCATCAATCCGCGATCCGCGTGTTTCTGCGCCGCCTGCTGGTCGATCCTTCTCTGGCAGATGATTGCGCCCAAGAAACCTGGCTGATCGCCTATCAAAAACTCAGCAGCTGGCGCGGCGGCAGTTTTCGTTCGTGGCTCTTCACCATAGCTTTTCGCAAGGCCCTGCGCATGAAAGGTCGTGATGGACGCCTCGATTTTCTGGAATCGTTGGATGAGCATGGAGCCCCGGCGCCGCCCGAGGGTCTCAGGCTCGATCTGGAAAAGGCCATGCAGCATCTTTCTCCGGGCGAACGAACCTGTCTGCATCTGATGGGCTGTGAAGAGATGACCCATGAAGACATCAGCGAGCTGCTGGGTATGCCGCTCGGAACTGTGAAGTCGCACATACTTCGCGGCAAGGAAAAATTACGCCGACTCTTATCCGGCGTGACCGAGGAGAACATTCATGCAAGACGATGA
- a CDS encoding DUF6249 domain-containing protein encodes MKRPFRTLRLILMTFGLSLYFMGTPGSAAPIEERQGVITEPAPGDTQAAKDVVLLGTTPLPPEVLNKLEPHQIVEILERQAATPKSTAQIIFNESFLIPGIVFGSMTIVSFFMLYFSYRKRRDMLDTVRAAIQSGQTLPASFLDALDNKSKPSPDSDLRKAVLLIALGLSGMTVLATLTDQQAGRAWAIGLVPTLLGVGYLFLWKQSQKRQKAGSHDEPR; translated from the coding sequence ATGAAACGTCCCTTCCGAACCTTACGTCTGATCCTGATGACCTTCGGCCTCAGCCTTTATTTCATGGGAACACCGGGGTCGGCCGCGCCGATCGAAGAACGCCAGGGCGTGATCACCGAGCCCGCTCCGGGCGACACCCAAGCCGCAAAGGATGTCGTGCTGCTCGGCACCACGCCTCTGCCGCCGGAGGTGCTGAATAAATTGGAACCGCACCAGATCGTGGAAATTCTGGAACGCCAGGCCGCAACCCCCAAAAGCACAGCCCAGATTATTTTCAATGAATCGTTTTTGATTCCCGGCATCGTCTTCGGCAGCATGACGATCGTCTCGTTTTTCATGCTCTATTTTTCGTATCGCAAAAGGCGCGACATGCTCGACACCGTGCGCGCCGCGATTCAAAGCGGCCAGACCCTGCCGGCTTCCTTTCTGGACGCCTTGGACAATAAATCCAAGCCCTCGCCTGACAGTGATCTGCGCAAGGCCGTGCTTTTGATCGCGCTCGGACTTTCGGGAATGACTGTGCTGGCCACCCTTACTGATCAACAGGCCGGGCGGGCCTGGGCGATCGGCCTTGTACCCACGCTGCTGGGCGTCGGCTATCTTTTCCTCTGGAAGCAATCACAGAAAAGACAGAAAGCCGGTTCGCACGATGAGCCTCGATGA